The following proteins come from a genomic window of Falco rusticolus isolate bFalRus1 chromosome 9, bFalRus1.pri, whole genome shotgun sequence:
- the SRGN gene encoding serglycin, translating into MPAKMQLLIRCNGRIFLAICLILFVGYTAQGAPLQKARYKRVRCRPDAWSANCIEEEGPWFYVPTGGANRILPPMADMSLMARYQDLQDMFPLSGPESGSGSDDMREPEPASGSGLGDGDSVSTRKLPVFPAGPRGSELQQKLTEEDLLL; encoded by the exons ATGCCGGCCAAAATGCAGCTCCTTATCAGATGTAACGGGAGGATTTTCCTGGCTATTTGTTTAATCCTCTTTGTGGGATACACAGCACAAG GTGCTCCGCTGCAGAAGGCACGGTACAAGAGGGTGAGATGCCGCCCCGACGCCTGGTCTGCTAACTGCATCGAGGAGGAGGGCCCCTGGTTCTACGTGCCCACCGGTGGAGCCAACAGGATCCTTCCTCCCATGGCAGACATGTCCCT GATGGCGCGATACCAGGACCTGCAGGACATGTTCCCTTTGTCGGGGCCGGAGTCCGGCTCTGGGTCCGATGACATGAGGGAACCGGAGCCAGCCTCTGGGTCGGGGCTCGGGGACGGTGACAGTGTCTCCACGAGGAAGCTGCCGGTGTTCCCAGCGGGCCCGCGAGGCAGcgagctgcagcagaagctgacGGAGGAGGATTTGCTGCTGTAG